In Streptococcus mitis, the DNA window GCAACAATAAAGCCTGCACCTAATTTTGGCACCAATTCGCGAATGGTAATTTCAAAGTTTTCAGGTGCTCCAAGTGCATTTGGATTGTCTGAGAAGCTATACTGGGTCTTAGCCATACAGATTGGCAATTTGTCCCAACCGTTTTGAACGATTTGAGCAATTTGTGTTTGAGCTTTCTTCTCAAAGTTTACTTTGCTACCACGGTAGATTTCAGTAACAATCTTTTCAATCTTTTCTTGGACAGAAAGGTCATTGTCATACAAACGTTTATAGTTAGCTGGGTTTTCAGCGATAGTCTTAACAACTGTTTCGGCAAGTGCTACTCCACCTTCTGCACCATCAGCCCAGACACTAGCCAATTCAACTGGTACATCGATTGAGGCACAAAGTTCTTTCAAGACTGCAATTTCAGCTTCTGTATCAGATACAAACTCGTTAATTGCCACAACAGCTGGAATACCGAACTTACGGATATTTTCAACGTGGCGTTTCAAGTTAGCAAAACCGGCACGAACTGCTTCTACATTTTCCTCTGTAAGAGCATCCTTAGCCACGCCACCATTCATCTTAAGGGCACGAAGGGTTGCAACAATAACTACTGCATCTGGAGATGTTGGCAAGTTTGGTGTCTTAATATCAAGGAATTTCTCGGCACCAAGGTCTGCACCAAAACCAGCTTCAGTAACTGTGTAATCAGCCAAGTGAAGGGCTGTTGTAGTTGCCAAGACAGAATTACATCCATGAGCGATATTGGCAAATGGACCACCGTGCACAAAGGCAGGTGTTCCGTAAATTGTCTGAACCAGGTTCGGCTTAATCGCATCCTTCAAAATCAAAGCTAAGGCACCTTCAACCTGCAAATCACCTACAGAAACAGGTGTACGATCATAGCGATAACCGATAACAATATTAGCCAAACGGCGTTTCAAGTCCTCGATGTCTGTTGCCAAGCAAAGAATCGCCATGATTTCGGAAGCGACGGTAATGTCAAAGCCATCCTCACGAGGAATACCGTTTAGAGGACCACCAAGTCCAACGGTTACATGACGAAGGGCACGGTCGTTCAAGTCCACAACACGTTTCCAAAGAATGCGACGTTGGTCAATTCCCAACTCATTTCCTTGGTGTAAGTGGTTGTCAATTAAGGCAGAAAGCGCATTGTTAGCAGTCGTAATGGCATGCATATCCCCCGTGAAGTGGAGATTGATGTCTTCCATTGGCAGAACTTGAGCGTAACCACCACCAGCAGCACCACCCTTAATCCCCATTACAGGACCAAGAGATGGTTCGCGGATAGCGATCATGGTTTTCTTGCCAATCTTGTTCAAGGCATCCGCAAGGCCAATGGTAATAGTTGATTTTCCTTCACCTGCAGGTGTTGGATTGATGGCAGTAACCAGAATCAATTTCCCAACTGGATTGCTCTCAACTGCACGAATTTTATCAAAGCTGAGCTTAGCCTTGTACTTTCCGTACAACTCCAAATCGTCGTAAGAAATACCAAGTTTCTCTACAACATCAACGATTGGCTTCAACTCAATACTCTGTGCGATTTCAATATCTGTTTTCATTCAAAACTCCTCTAACCTCTTATATGATAATTCATTATAACACAAAACAAGATTTTTAACATCCGAAAACTCTCTAAACGTTCGTAAATATCCCTATTATTAAGCTTTTTAGAGCCCTTTCTTAAATTTTATATGGCTTTATAGTTTGAAACTATAGTAAATCTTCGTTTTTACCAAAAATTTATCACTTTCATTTTACTTACCGTTTATTTTTGTGTACAATAGTGCTATGAAAATTTTAGTTACATCGGGCGGTACCAGTGAAGCTATCGACAGCGTCCGCT includes these proteins:
- a CDS encoding formate--tetrahydrofolate ligase; amino-acid sequence: MKTDIEIAQSIELKPIVDVVEKLGISYDDLELYGKYKAKLSFDKIRAVESNPVGKLILVTAINPTPAGEGKSTITIGLADALNKIGKKTMIAIREPSLGPVMGIKGGAAGGGYAQVLPMEDINLHFTGDMHAITTANNALSALIDNHLHQGNELGIDQRRILWKRVVDLNDRALRHVTVGLGGPLNGIPREDGFDITVASEIMAILCLATDIEDLKRRLANIVIGYRYDRTPVSVGDLQVEGALALILKDAIKPNLVQTIYGTPAFVHGGPFANIAHGCNSVLATTTALHLADYTVTEAGFGADLGAEKFLDIKTPNLPTSPDAVVIVATLRALKMNGGVAKDALTEENVEAVRAGFANLKRHVENIRKFGIPAVVAINEFVSDTEAEIAVLKELCASIDVPVELASVWADGAEGGVALAETVVKTIAENPANYKRLYDNDLSVQEKIEKIVTEIYRGSKVNFEKKAQTQIAQIVQNGWDKLPICMAKTQYSFSDNPNALGAPENFEITIRELVPKLGAGFIVALTGDVMTMPGLPKRPAALNMDVESDGTVLGLF